From a region of the Georgenia yuyongxinii genome:
- the narJ gene encoding nitrate reductase molybdenum cofactor assembly chaperone yields MSSFVRVPALEPLRPVHVTARQRALTCMAASVLLDYPTAEQVARMATVRDGVAQLPEAVRSRIAGFAEHALAADPQQLARAYVDTFDTKRKCSMYLSYFLTGDTRRRGTALVRFVEAYRAAGWEVDRNELPDFLPIVLEFTAVGDAELGSALLASHREGIEVLRSALTQMGSAYAAVVEAICLVLPKPSAAVEDRLLQLITAGPPTEMVGLSALGPLEPFAPQGAASSEVRA; encoded by the coding sequence ATGAGCTCCTTCGTCCGCGTGCCCGCGCTGGAGCCGCTGCGCCCGGTGCACGTCACGGCCCGGCAGCGGGCGCTGACCTGCATGGCGGCCTCCGTGCTGCTCGACTACCCCACCGCCGAGCAGGTGGCTCGGATGGCCACGGTGCGCGACGGCGTCGCCCAGCTGCCCGAGGCCGTGCGGTCCCGGATCGCAGGGTTCGCCGAGCACGCGCTGGCCGCCGACCCGCAGCAGCTGGCCCGCGCTTACGTCGACACCTTCGACACCAAGCGCAAGTGCTCGATGTACCTGTCCTACTTCCTCACCGGCGACACCCGGCGCCGCGGCACCGCACTGGTGCGGTTCGTCGAGGCGTACCGCGCCGCGGGGTGGGAGGTGGACCGCAACGAGCTGCCGGACTTCCTGCCGATCGTGCTGGAGTTCACCGCCGTCGGGGACGCCGAGCTCGGCAGCGCCCTGCTGGCCTCGCACCGCGAGGGCATCGAGGTGCTGCGCTCGGCGCTGACCCAGATGGGCAGCGCGTACGCGGCGGTGGTCGAGGCGATCTGCCTGGTGCTGCCCAAGCCCAGCGCCGCCGTCGAGGACCGCCTGCTGCAGCTCATCACCGCGGGCCCTCCCACGGAGATGGTGGGGCTGAGCGCGCTGGGACCGTTGGAACCGTTCGCCCCGCAGGGGGCCGCCAGCTCGGAGGTCAGGGCATGA